The Nyctibius grandis isolate bNycGra1 chromosome 3, bNycGra1.pri, whole genome shotgun sequence genome window below encodes:
- the LOC137660762 gene encoding feather keratin-like: MACYDSCRPCGPTPLANSCNEPCVRQCEASRVVIQPSTVVVTLPGPILSSFPQNTAVGSSSSAAVGSELSALGVPISSGGFGYGYGFGGLGCFNGGLRGCYPC, translated from the coding sequence ATGGCCTGCTACGACAGCTGCCGCCCCTGCGGACCCACCCCGCTGgctaacagctgcaacgagccctgtgtcaggcagtgcgAGGCCTCCCGCGTCGTCATCCAGCCTTCCACTGTGGTGGTCACCCTGCCAggacccatcctcagctccttcccccagaacacCGCCGTCGGATCTAGCTCCTCGGCTGCCGTGGGCAGCGAGCTCAGTGCCCTGGGAGTGCCCATCTCCTCCGGAGGTTTCGGCTATGGCTACGGCTTCGGAGGCCTGGGCTGCTTCAACGGCGGTCTTAGAGGCTGCTACCCCTGCTAA